The following are from one region of the Anomaloglossus baeobatrachus isolate aAnoBae1 chromosome 1, aAnoBae1.hap1, whole genome shotgun sequence genome:
- the LOC142261890 gene encoding uncharacterized protein LOC142261890, with amino-acid sequence MTGEDYTVVKISSDRCQAPVSEGRGGTLSPIPGPPPHPRIHEDISDQKILELINKIIELLTGEVPIRCQDVTVYFSMEEWEYLEGHKDRYKEVMMEEPQPRTSPGLSSTRTTPERCPAPPPPPQDPQLLDLDKDLNNINSPERNVRGDQWSNEEIPTDHRPEDFGIIQNINEEQVIIPDKPSALHTQDPSADVSKPSPDSPQIIQQNKSHMRDGQQQRAHTGEKLYSCNQCGKCFTQKSALILHEIIHKGNPFSCSECGKCFSYKSHLVVHLNTHMGEKSYSCPICKKHFIQNEDFYDHIKTHRREKSFSCSECGKCFIGKSQLDMHIKTHTGEKPFSCSECGKCFIEKSQLDMHIKTHTGEKLFSCSECGKCFIQKSQLNMHIKTHTGEKPFSCSECGKCFIQKSQLNMHIKTHTGEKPFSCSECGKCFIGKSQLDRHIKSHTGEKPFSCSECGKCFIQKSKLDMHIKTHTGEKPFFCSECGKCFIEKSQLDMHIKTHTGEKLFSCSECGKCFIKKSKLDMHIKTHTGEKPFSCSECGKCFIQKSELSRHIKTHTGEKPFSCSECGKCFIGKSQLDMHVKTHTGEKPFSCPECGKYFIGKSQLDMHIKTHTGEKPFSCSECGKCFIRKSQLDMHIKNHMGEKPFSCSECGNCFIRKSQLDGHIKTHTGEKPYSCPECEKCFVHKSAFVRHMTVHTR; translated from the exons atgaccggggag gattacacagtagtgaagatctctagtgatcgctgtcaggcccctgtgtctgaaggacggggaggaaccctgagcccaatcccggggcctccacctcatccccggatacatgaggacatcagtgaccagaagatcctagaactcatcaACAAGatcattgagctgctgactggagag gttcctataaggtgtcaggacgtcaccgtctatttctccatggaggagtgggagtatctagaaggacacaaggaccggtacaaggaggtgatgatggaggagccccagccccgcacatcaccag gtctctccagtacgaggacgaccccagagagatgtcccgctcctcctcctcctccacaggatcctcag cttttggatctggataaagatctgaacaatattaattctccagagagaaatgtgaggggcgatcagtggagtaacgaggagattcctacagatcaccgccccg AAGATTTTGGCATTATACAGAATATAAATGAAGAGCAAGTCATTATCCCAGATAAACCCTCAGCTCTTCACACCCAAGATCCGTCAGCTGATGTGTCTAAACCATCTCCCGATTCACCACAGATTATTCAGCAAAATAAGAGCCACATGAGGGATGGTCAACAACAAagagctcacacaggggagaagttgtATTCATGTAATCAATGTGGAAAGTGTTTTACTCAAAAGTCTGCTCTAATTTTACATGAAATAATTCACAAAGGAaacccattttcatgctcagaatgtggaaaatgttttagttataaatcacatcttgttgtacATCTAAATACTCACATGGGGGAGAAATCATATTCATGTCCAATATGTAAGAAACATTTTATTCAGAACGAAGATTTTTAtgaccatataaaaactcacagaagagagaagtcattttcatgttcagaatgtgggaaatgttttattggaaaatcacagcttgatatgcatataaaaactcacacgggggaaaagccattttcttgttcagaatgtgggaaatgttttattgaaaaatcacagcttgatatgcatataaaaactcacacgggggagaagctattttcttgttcagaatgtgggaaatgttttattcagaaatcacagcttaatatgcatataaaaactcacacgggggagaagccattttcttgttcagaatgtgggaaatgttttattcagaaatcacagcttaatatgcatataaaaactcacactggggagaagccattttcttgttcagaatgtgggaaatgttttattggaaaATCACAGCTTGATAGGCATATAAaatctcacacgggggagaagccattttcttgttcagaatgtgggaaatgttttattcaaaaatcaaagcttgatatgcatataaaaactcacacgggggaaaagccatttttttgttcagaatgtgggaaatgttttattgaaaaatcacagcttgatatgcatataaaaactcacacgggggagaagctattttcttgttcagaatgtgggaaatgttttattaaaaaatcaaagcttgatatgcatataaaaactcatacgggggagaagccattttcttgttcagaatgtgggaaatgttttattcagaaaagcgAGCTTAgtaggcatataaaaactcacactggggagaagccattttcttgttcagaatgtgggaaatgttttattggaaaatcacagcttgatatgcatgttaaaactcacactggggagaagccattttcttgtccagaatgtgggaaatattttattggaaaatcacagcttgatatgcatataaaaactcatacgggggagaagccattttcatgttcagaatgtgggaaatgttttattagaaaatcacagcttgatatgcatataaaaaatcacatgggggagaagccattttcttgttcagaatgtgggaattgttttattagaaaatcacagcttgatgggcatataaaaactcacacaggggagaagccatattcttgtccagaatgtgagaaatgctttGTTCACAAATCCGCTTTTGTTAGACACATGACAGTTCACACAAGGTAg